DNA sequence from the Polyodon spathula isolate WHYD16114869_AA chromosome 19, ASM1765450v1, whole genome shotgun sequence genome:
ACATATATTAACATTTCATTAACATAAGTTCAATAGCTTGCCTATTAATTTTCATTTCTGATGTGGGCTGAGCAGTTGTTCTTCATCTGATAAACTTGTTTGCTTATGCATTAGCAGTATATTGAATGTGATTTAATTTCCCTTTCATAGCCAAGTGGAAAAGGCCCTCGCTTACCCGAAGTGTACTGTGTCATCAGCCGACTTGGGTGTTTCGATTTGTTTTCCAAGGTGAGGTAATGCTTTCACAAACATATTGTGAGTCGCTGGCAACTAAGGGCAACATGAAAGCCTTGTTTAGGCATAAAGATGAAAGGAGCTGGATCTGAAAGGGTAGGGCTCACATGTGAGGGACAGATTGCTTATCTGGATCCTCAAAAGCCTTCACCAAATTTCAGCAACAACAGCAATAACTTTAAGAAGACTGTCAAAAGATCAAGTCTAAAAGCTGAGTAGTTTTTAGatgtttagaaaaatacaaatcatGTACTTAATATTCAGACTGGACTTACTGTCCATTATTTTCCTCCATCAAAATAGTCTAATCAGTGAAGTTAAAATAAACTTCTACTCTTACAGTTCACACATCCCTTAAGTTGGTTAACCATTGATCCAtggttttagggttttttttgtttgtgttccatGTGTGCTCATTGTGGAACTTTACAGAGCAATGTGTTGTAAATGAATCGTATCAGTGTGGAGTTTATTAAACAGCccataatctatttatttatgatcATTTTGGGGGGAATAATGAGGACGGAATAACCAGAAAGTGATGGCTGATTTAGATCGAGAAGCTATGGTGTGATCTTTGATGTTAATAAGCAACTAAAGAATCTCCTGCTCCACTGAATTTCAAGAGTATAAAAGATGAAATAGAGGGTCTAGCTAATGAGAGGAACATATGGACCATTAGTAACTGTTAGGACGTGGATTTCGTTAGCAGAGGATAAACATGTTCATTACACAGTATGTTAATGAGACGGGTCCTTGTGTTTTCATGTTCATGATAATTTTTCTAAAATGCACAACTGCATTTTACAATTATACTGATGAACGCCCATGAATATGTAtagaaaacatatttgttaataaaacaagaatacacttttaaatgcatcacaatgtatgtatgtgtgaaaTATAACAAATGTACAATGAACACTTATCAtggaaagatgtttttttttttattgacaatgtTGCCCTGTGATTGGTTAGATCCTGGATGAGGTGGAGAGGCGGAGAGAAGTTTCTGCTGCCCTGGTCTATCCGTTCATGAGGAGTTTGATGGAGTCCCCATTCCCTGCACCGGGGAAAACCATTAAAGTCAAGACCTTCTTACCTGGAGCTGGAAACGAGGTCAGTCAGCCTTAGACAACCCTGTTTTCTGCATGCCTACAGGCTGTGAAGTTTCTGTGTCCAGTTAGTTGTAtggttaaaactgaaattaaCAATATTCGATTAAGCGGTGATTTACATGAGCGTGTTTTCTTCACCACTGGggaaaatgcattgttttgtctttattttgcttGTCTGTTTAGAATTATGAGTTTTCTCAGCAGGTTCCACTGTGATGCTACAGTATGTTCAATTCCTTTTGTAGGTGATCGAGCTGCGTCGCCCCATGGACTCCAGGCTGGAGCATGTGGACTTTGACAGTCTCTTTCGCTGCCTGAGTGTCCGCCAGGTTATTAGAGTCTTCGCTTCTCTACTGCTGGAGCGGAGAGTCATATTCGTTGCAGATAAGCTCAGGTAACATACCGTATGCATAAGCACCACAGATATTTTAGAGCAGATCTATTTTTTCATCCATTGATCATTTTCATATGAACTAAGGCAACTTGAGGTTTTGTGTGGCAATCTAGAAAAGTAATTAACTGCTAGTATGTTTTTGTCTGCTTTCTGGAACTTTTACGGATAGAATGGagattttaacttttatataaaatatgcaagcTTGGAATCTAATGCAGTGTCACCCTACATATTATAATGAGCATTACTGGCAGCTGTTGCCAGTTATAAGTCGGGAGTACTAACCTCAGTAGCCACATTTTAACATCATGGCTTGTTTCAGTAGCACATGGGCGACCACACAATATCGATACTAATATAAAAGAAAAGCATTCATTTTACTGCAACATGCCCTACATAATGGATACTGACTACTCCCAGTGCTCCACCTTACCAGACCCtatgaattaaaatatattttgtttgcttgtttgttttttttgtagaatatCAGCAGCTATGACTAATGACTTGTTTTTGTCGATGTGTAATTAAAACTGTTAGAGACTAAAGAAAGCTTAATCCAGTTTGGTAGAAAAGGGAATGTTTCCcagctgcattcagaaaagctttCTTTACTGTAAATGCACGGTGTGTTAAAGAACAGTTTGCTCTGTTGATCAATACTGTCCATGTGTTGAGGTCAGAATCATGGTCGTGACGGGTAATCGTTAACACACTGCTGGTTATTTGGAATATCCAAACAAAGTCTACTGGCCTTGGAATTTTTCACATTGCAGAAATTGAACTACTGGTGTGATAAACATACACATTTAGGTTACTGAGTCCTCTTTGAAGGTCAGAGCTGTAGTAGATATAGGAGGTCATTGAACAGTCAGTTGTATGTGACTCCTAACCAGGCACGAACGCATTAACTCATAATTACCACAGGTATCTCAAGCACGCTTGTCACTAGAAAAAAACATAGCATATGGTCTAATAATCACTTTTTATGAATTGTATCAAGACATATTACTTGTGGCTCATTTAAAAGTGTAGTTGTATGGAGTTTAGTTGCAGTGAAAGTGCATAGTGTGGCTTGGGCTTGCTGCATTTTCTCCACCCCAGTTATTTCCTTAAGGACTTTTCCCATGAAGAGACTAGGCTAAGCTCACAAAACTAATTTCACTAGTGAATTGCGTAATATTTGAACCCAGATGACAGAAATACAGTAGTGAAAACTAAGGCATTAGGTacactgtattgcatttttttttactgagttcATGAAAAGAACAAGTCCCTTCTTTTTAACAGACAGCAGTGTCACAGCCAAGGGCATTCAATTATCACCTAAACTCCAGTGGACTGAAAGCAGTGTTCTTAAAGAAACCGCACACATGTTCATTGACTTTGTGAAATATTTATCTTTACATTGTTTGggacagtttaaacaaacatgtgTACAGGGACTTCTGGTGGCTGCTGACATTATGTGGAAAATATGCACTTCCCTTTGGTCTGTTTTAATGCCGTTATCACAGAGGCCCCTGCTTGATCACGGCAGTTTGTCCCAATTTTAGTGATAATAACGTCATTCCCCCCCCTTCTTTCATATCTCCCAATCATCAAAATGAATAATTTGTTCCAGGGAGTGAATGCTCAGTTTTGTAATACAAACGTAAGGAAAGGAATTCCAAGTGGTGTGCATGACTAAGTGGATTTCATTTTTGATTGCTGTTTAGATTGTTTTGTGTACTGTAGCAACCCTAGATAGCCTCTTCTTGATTATAATGACTCTACTGTGCAGTAAATGAAAACTCAcagcactcaaaaaaaaaaatctagcttcATTACTTGGCATCCATTCAGGGTGTGTTTGAGCCTTGATAAAAGTTTTCCAGTTTGCTCTTTTCcgtgcttttaccatggttatactctACATTTACCTTAGCGTACcatggtttgctgtttttttttaccatacatctctgggtcacaatttattttaagggctgttttttagTGTATTAACTCTTAACAAACATTGTAAATTTTTAGcttagagatagggttagggttagggttaataaaaaaacagatttaatttgctaaacattactataGTAACAATTTGAACCAAGTTCAAGCATATGATCGATTGGGCATTGATTATCCATAGGGCCCTGGTGTTTCATTGATCATCCATAAAGctgtggtgtttgcagttttagctggcctgttatatattattaactaacagtaaaaataaataacgtacATTAACATTATAAGGAAAGTGGGAAAGTGATAAAATTATAGATTGAAACATAAATGCAAATTATATTGCAAGTATGCATCTGGGAATAGGGCTACTAAATGTCCCCTTCACCTGACCAGCACAAAGCAAacctttcatgttttgttttgagtttctGGGCTGGCCAAGACTTGAACATTTTTGTAAGCACATCaagctttgtgtttttcttctattataGCAGAAAAGTGCCTACACTTAGGAACATGTGGGCTGTAAAACTCACACTTTCTAATCAGACCTGATCCTTCAGAGCGTAGCAGACAGTGGACAAAACTGAAGAAGGACTGTTGGGATACTGTTTtggcaaaaacaaataatttttttaatatgtcaGCAGCCACAACGTCTTCGTCCTGTATGGGGGAGGTATTGTAATGGAACCGAAATGCAATGGACAGTGCGGATGTAACAATATGGAAACCTCTTGTGAATTCACACCGGCAATGATAAATAGAGGTGTTGCTGAACTGGTTGCTAACCTCTTGTGTAACACAAGCTTtaacagaaaaacagatttacaGACAATTTGATTTCACTGCGGATCTCCTGGGGAGCAGTTCCTATTGAAAATAATAGACATGGAAAATGTGTGCTGTTAGTTGAGTTCTGAGCTTCCATCTGCTGGGATCTTAATAGACAAAAGTGGAAATTACTCAGGCCCCTTGTGATGGTAGTTGGTAACACAATACTGGTAACGTGCACTTTCcactaacacaaaataatacatgacACAGATCTCAGCCCACTGTAGCAATTGCTGAAAATATTTCCATAGTCAGTAAAGTCTGTTGAGTTCATGTTACTGTTCACTACTGTATTTCTGGAGTCTGTATAAGGATGGGTTTTGCCATGCTATTTTGGAGATTGTTTGCTTAAGCATGTTTTCATGCAATTTCAGCATATCAATAACATTTGTGACGCATTACCATTGTCACACCAGTTAATGTGAGAAGTGTATGAAGACTGTATATAAACAAAGCCATTGCTGTcctagaagtaaaaaaaaagttgcacatTTTTGGTAATCTTTAGTGTTTCCTAAATGCCTTATTAGATTTGATGCAATAACTGCTTGTGTAGATAATTGAACCACTTTTACCCAGAAAGTAAAACAGATTGTGTTCCTCCTATGCCCTTGGAAGTATTCTGTTTCAGTACTGACTTGTGAATTGTAACTATTGTCTATAAAAATGCAGTGTGAGACATTCCAtgactgctgtttttttctccatttttttgGCCATGGTGAATTAAGATTTTTCTATCGCactggctggtttaaaaaaaaaaaaaaaaaaaaaaaaaaagaaatgactgaCTCATACAGTTTTTATTAGATACAGTATTTGTTCAGGCAAAGCATGGAATAACAAAAGCTGTTGTctgtttcaaattaaattaaatgcgaTGGAAACTCTTTAacctctgtttaaaaaacaaaaacaaaaaaatacagtgtacTGCCTTAAAACAGTTAATGCTGGAGCTCTAAACACGTTTGGTGAAGTAGTCTTTCTATGACAGAAAATAATACACCACCTGGTGTTTTCTTGAGTAAGATGAAGTGATTAAAGTTCATAGTTTCCGATAATTGACCAGAGTTAAACGAGGCTGAAGGGAGACGAGGATTGTGGGTGGCATGTCTTAAGTGGCAGCATCCTGTTCTGAATGATGCTGCTGAGTTGCTTCAGGGAATAGGGTGAGCAGGGCTCAAAACTGGCCAAACTCCTTAGGGGCATCTGGCTCCTAGATTTTAAAATTTGGTCACCAAATAAATATTTAGGGGCTAAGTAAATActcttaattaaaatattttagtgaCTTCAGTTTTCCCCAATTGATTAAATCTATACTCTAGTGGTTTTTATTAAGCAacgtttattaattaattaatttatagtCACTTCAAACGGCACCCAAAACACTTTGGATTTCAGTTTATAATTTTATGGTTGCAAAACATGATGTTATAACTTACTGTATAGAATATGGATATGAGATTTCCTGTAACCTGATTGATCAACAAGCATGCCTCAATTAACAGTATTCAAACTGTTTAATCACTTTCAAATCAATCTGCCTGAAAAAACGTAAATATAGTACAGCATGAGTTCGCGCGTGTAATTGACCTCTTTCTGGTTTATTAGTGCTTCATAAAatcagggaggaaaaaaaaactatcagcaAAACCAGGTTTTATTTCCTACCTGACCTGCTCAGTCTATAAAAAATGACCACAGGGACTAATTTTGGTCGCCTGGCAAACCACAGCTCGCAAATTTGAGCCCTGACagtaagtgtgtttgtgtgtgtggggtttCACTTCTGCCTCTCTTGAAGTTTACTGTGGACTGTCATGGTGGTAAAGCAGCATTGGGAATCACTGGCCACTTGTGATAGAAGAAAATGGTTGAGTAAAGAACCACAGAACTGGTAAAGAACCACAGACTATGCATAATAGAATGTTAGAAAACAGTGTGGTGAAGGGGATCCACTGCTCTGCTTCCTTGAGAGAGGAATAAAAGTGGATGTTTTGTGACCCATACATGTAACAGACATTGACTAGCTTTAAATGGCCAGGAATTAAAAAGGTTAAAGTAACATCTTTAAAAAGTCTAGCAAGAACATATTTAGAACCAGATTAATGTCAGCTTTTATTCAACAAAGATATTGCATGTGCCAATAATAAACATTACGCCTTCATTGTCACCCAAATGAGTGCAGTGTGCAAATCTGAGAAAAAATTGTGGGTTTGGCTGGAAGAGGCAACACAGTGTTTCAGACTTTGATTTTCATGGTAGAAAGGAGGGTTTTGTAAATTACCTGTTACTCTCTCCGTGTGCTACATATGCACTGTAGAAAGATCTCTCATGAGCAATAGTAAATACAGTGAAGGGAAAATGATTCTATGACTTTTGTTTCGGCTTGATTTATGTACATCTAGACCTTTCTTCCCAGCATATCGATTTATCTATTGAGCGTTGCTTTTCAGGGTGTGACTGATTGAACTCTTTTCAATCAGTGACAGTAACTATGAAAGCCTGTGTTCCAGTCTGAATTTGCTGAGTGAGGGTGGTTGTTGTTGTGTACAAACATTCTTTTGTACAGATTATGAAGTGCAATCTGTTAACAGCAGCAGGAGGCAGTCTGCCAATTAGAGCAGCTTTATGGGTTGTGTCTCAGTCGCCATCACAGCTTATTGTACTtctattatttaaaaactaagtGAAAGAAATCTTGGCTCACATTTTAACCTGCTGTTTTAGAGTAGGAGGCATTGGGAATTGTTGTCAGTCAGTCCTTTTCAATAGATCTCTAACTGGGACACTATCCCCAGCTCATACAAAGACACACTCTGTCAACCCAAACGCCTCTTTTCACTCACCGAACCTTAGCAACCTGTGGTGCCAAGGGGGTGAACCCTGGAGACGAGCCTGGCTATTGTCAGTAGGGTTTGATGTAGCACAGTGAAGCATCCTTTTGTAAAACAGCTTGCATATAttgttgaaaacaaaatgtgctttGCTAAAACCTAAATAAATGATCTAAGTCTTTAGGGACTgtacaatgttatattttattggTCACTATGCATTCTTGTGGTGAAAGCTTGGATATGACAAAAGATGGCTGGCCAAATTATCCATTATTTCCAGGGAATATGCAAAACTGAGCACAGCTTTTGAACTTGTCTACACAAATTCCAAAAGCTATTCCCATTTCCCACTCCCTCAACAAATTGACATATACATCCAACATACCCATGTGATGCTCATTACTAAACACAGCGTGAAACTGATATCTTTTTTccttaataatactgtatttaatgcattctGGTAGAGTCTCATTGATTGTACATGCCATAGAATTGAGTGTTATGTATTTTGAGCTGCTAAGTCTTTGATCAGTATGTCCCTTTGAAACCACCACATCCCTGGGATGtatatgcctgtgtgtgtgtgttgtaagacaTGCACTTCAGTTACTAGTCCTATAAGATGATCACTGTAGGCACACCTGAATGACTGATTTTAAATCCTTTAACTGCTTCCTGCAGATGTGATTTGCAGGTAATGTGAAACAAATCCTATGTTTAGACATGTGTTTATGTTTCAGTTTAACAGTATTCAATGGCTTTAAATGggtaaatatgcttttaaaagcatgttttctgtaaTTCTGGTATTTGGTCTCCACTTGTCCCTATAGTCCTATGTACAGTTTAGAATATCAATGTGAGGAGAGCTGGTGCTTCACCACAGGAAGGGAACGTGTATAAAATGTGTATCCTTAAACTTGTACAACCCTTTCCCTgtccctgattagcactaatcttgaactacttTACTGTTTCCAAAGCAGGCCATGATTAGTGCTTATCACGATCTTTGAAACGAGCCAATCTAACTGACAAACAAGACTGCCAAAAAATGTATACCAAAACCAAACCTGTAAACCTACATGTGGTTTTCATATGGACTTTTTACACGCAGCATTGTAGAAGTGTACTTGAGTTGACACATTCTGTAAACAGTTGCCTATGGCAGTGATGTGCAAAGTGTGGGACAGAGTCAGTAAGCCGGTGATGATCACTCTAGGAATTGAACATGAATGGGGCacaagggttaaaaaaaaaaaaaaaaaaatggcaatgattgcaaagaatacatttttttttttgttttttttttactggatttaatgtaaatcgtgtgttttcctagatttaaccaaaaaaaaaaaaaaagagccagatTTAGCTAAATGCATCAATGTTAACaaacagattaaaagttttgaaactTGGGCTGGGGGAGGCATATAAAAAGTTTGTGCGCTGCTGGCCTACAGTATGTCATTACGGATTATATAAACTTGCAGAACAGGACTAAATGGGGATGAATGGCACTAAGGATACTGCTGTAAACTTAGAGTACTATTTATAAGTACAGATGACACAGCAGAGGACACATTTCAAGAAGGGCGTAGGAAAACCGAAATACTGAAGTATTGTTTAAATGAGCTTGGTTTCTGAGATTTGGGGTGCTCTCAAGGGCTATCGGTTTACTTGTTTGATTGTGGCTTTGTTTAGCCATTGACATCCAAGTCTGCACAAGTTTTGTAACCGCATTCATGTGTTTCTCTGAGGGTTTTACAGTTTATGTAGTTTCATGACTTTTTAATTATACTCCTGTTAAAACAGTGAAAGGGGTTGTTctcaagaaatatatatttcatatacacAAGATCGTGAGAAAGAAAACATGCAGCATGTGATTCTGCATCAGCTGGGGTTGAAACAGTTTTGTGTTAATGATATCTTTCAATGTGCCAATTCCAAATCAAAGGCAAAAACAGGGCATCAGTGACGCAGGACTAGTAAATTGAATGCATAGCAAATATAGAAAAGCACTTTAAAGTATAGTGGGTAGCTAGTTAACCATACACATTGTATTCTACAGTATAGACAACAAACCTTTGATCTGTGGATTTCTGTTCAGCAGATTTCCATTTGACCTGCATCAAATGTAATTCCTCAAATCTTTTTGCAGTCTTTGTAATTTCtggattcattcatttattcattcagtcAAGCTTATGTGTGTATTTCTCTACAAAATATCTGTTATGCATGAATATACAAAGCAATGCTTTCGGTCAATGGCCCTAGAACTTGTTGATTCAAATGTTATTGGTTAGTGTATCTTGCTATGGCCACAACAAGCCAACAAAGCACCCAAGGGTCTCCATGAAGCTTGTGCTTTGTGTCCTCTGCAGCATCCTGTCTTCCTGTGTCCATGCAGTGGTTGCCCTGCTGTACCCGTTCTCCTGGCAGCACACCTTCATCCCTGTCCTGCCCTCCTCCATAGTCGACATTGTCTGCTGCCCAACCCCCTTCCTGGTAGGCCTGCTCTCCAGCTCCCTCCCCAAACTGAAGGAGCTCCCTGTGGAAGAGGTGAGAATAGAATTGCTCGATGCCACTCTTGTGTTGTATATGCTTCTGTGTCCGTACATTGCTTCATCAGAGAGGTCTCCTTGCAGACAGTTAATCCaaagcaaaaaccaaaaaaaatgacaagttttTAGTTTAATGACAGTGAAGTTCCCAAATGTAGCCATATTCCATTTTCTCACAGGTGGATCCTGTTGTACTGATATAGGTCTCTGTGTGTGCTAGAATCACAGGTAACCaattaaaaccaattaaaaagggaggacttaattattttgttttctctaCACCCCTTGACTATTTTAGTTCTTGATGAAATCCATGATACACTTAGTTATTTTgtccattttatttctttaacataTCTGTGTGAGTGTGGATCTCTGTTCTGTTCAGCATCAGCTTCAAGAGCTGACAGCCTTGTTTGCCTGAAAAATCAAGAGGCAGATGTAACCAAATAGTAATAAGATTGGGGAAAAAACCCATGAGACACTAATTAAAAGTCATACCCTCAGGAAACTGGCTTGTTTGAAAGTTTGCTCAGATCAAAAACCTTGAATCTGGCTTCCTTTCAAAGCAGCCACAAGAAGCTTGTGGTGGAAATTAATTTAACTTTAGCAACGAATGTCCTTTGGGACCTTttgattattttacttttttttttttcttcgctcTAATAAACAACCCGAACATCAGAAGTAGACTTCTTCTCCTGATAGCCTTATGAGTCTTTGTATTTGTGGACAAGGGGTATTTGTACTTCCAAAGAGAACTCCGTTTTGCCTGGCTTACTTCACAAGAGTAACATACTGCATTGATGTATTAGTTGCGTTTCCCTATCTTCCATTTCTCTCCTCTCACCTTCCAAGGCAGTTCTTATTTTTATACATCAAGTCTCTTTTTCGCTTTGCTTTCTGGCTTGCAGAAGTATGCAGTAACAATATGAAAGGAAAGAGAAATTGACTGGAGCTCAATGAGtagtgacaataaaaaaaaacaaaaaacaaaactatacttGTAGTATTGCCATTGCAAGTATAACCATTAGAGAATGATTATCTATGTTTCtttctatctgtctctctctgcactaCTTGTTTGTCAGTAGCAAGgatacagtgtgcagtgtgccaTTGGAAAGCATATGATGTTAGTTTCAGTAAATTACAGCAAAACAATTCAAGATTAACGAAAAGTAACAATGAATTTACTGTTTCATTGATGACATGCTGTAATCTACATGACTTGTGTTAAGCCACAGCTGGCTGCAGAGAGATGTTGTTTCAAAGCAGTCAGTTTGGTCTTGCCCTTGTGGGTTTGGCACCCTAATGAAGGGGAGGAACAGCAGTAAATCATGTTAAATACAGAGCATTGGGTTGTAATGACCCTGTCAACTCTGTCAGGAGCTGCTCTCACTTGCGTATGAAATGACACTCTGGGTTAAAACTAGTtacatctgttgtttttttttttttttttttttttttataataattgcaTGGAGTTGGATTTGTTACCCTCAAGTCAAGATAAAAACTTGAAACCCTCATGTGGTTTGGAGGTTTAGACTGCATGTGTGTTTTGTGGGTGGGGTGTCTTTCAGGGTTcattttataaatttatttttttgtttgtttgtctcaatTAGGCTTTGATGGTTGACTTGGAAACAGACCGCTTTATCAGACAGGTAAGACCTTgatcaaaaatacaataaagcatCTCTTAAATATCATTTCACTCAAACAAGTTGCTGTACCATTTAGAAGTTAGGAAGAAAATCTCTAAAAGATCAGATTCCACATATATTACACATGATATTGAAGCGAATCGTACGTGCTACATGTAGGCATACAACTGTAAttacagatttattatttatagttGGGTGggtgtattattgttattatttgccaCTAGATGGATGATGAGGACACATTGTTGCCACGGAAACTGCAAGCTGCTCTGGAGCAGGCTCTGGAACAGAAGAATGACCTCATGAATCAGGATTCAGATAGCGAATCAGATGAAGGTATGAGAGACTGCATATAGCAGAAGGCATTGAATTTAAACATTggtcagtactgtaattagaGAAAGGTGTGCTGCCTATATACAGCTAAATGCTAATATTGAGAAATTGACTATATTGTATGAAAATGGTTATTGTGTGATTCTTTGATGTTGTTGTTCAGCTTGTTCCACAAATGATCAAATTGTAAAACTAACGGATTAAAGAAAAACCCATAAACAAGTTATAATCTGCAAATTGGAAATGGATGGCTATGTGGTAGCTGAAGAATTCCGTGTTGATGAACACGTTTGCCAGATTATATCAATCTTCATCCAATTCAGAATCTGATATTGTAATACACAAACTAATTGAATCCAAAGCTGTAGTCATGTCTTTGAACATCGACAATACAATAATTCACTTTAATATGACGCAGGATTCCCTGCCACATTTTTATGATTAGAGTATGAGTTATGTTAAGTATGACTGCAAATATTCATGCAATTCTTACATCATTATGGTCTGGCTCAAAAAGAAAAGAAGTTTTGttcagatatttcatttttactaTCTTAAATTTTTCCTATTAAAAAAGCCTCACTTATGATATATTATGAGCCCAGAGATGcatattatatgtatgtatggatATATGTCTATCATGTTTTTAGATTTAGTATGTTGAGGATCAAAAACTagataaacatttttaatgcataATCTTGCAGTGTAGGTAGACATTATTACATTATGAAAATTGTGCCCTGCAAGGTATAATATATGCCAAACTCTCAGTATAACAGTGGCCCTAAAAGCAACTGACATGCCATTTCTAGAGTGTAACAGTCTGAGCAGTCTGGTGTCTGAGGCCTTCATCCGCTTCTTTCTGGAGACGATCGGACACTATTCCCTGTTCCTGACCCAGAACGAGAAGGGGGAGCGGGTTTTCCAGAGGGCGGCCTTCCGCAAGTCAGTGGCTTCCAAAAGCATCCGCCGCTTCCTGGGTGTTTTCATGGAGTCCCAGATGTTTGCAGGATTCATCCAGGACAGAGAGATGAGGAAGTGCAGGGCCAAAGGTACAGTGGCGCTCCTAATGCTTTTGTTTCTATTTAGGCTGTGTCTGGTAAAAACAGTGTGTAGAATATTTCAACGAATATTTCAACTGAAGGTACAAAGCACATTTCTGCCCAGAGAATAATACAGGTGTGAAATACTTGTGGACCCAACCAGCTCTTTTTGTTCCCCACATTTCTTGTTATGATGAGATTGGCATGTACTGTATCGGAACAAACACAATTCATCTCAGAATCCAGCACTGTTAGATTATGTTTCCAAGTAACAATATTTACCAGTATGATATCTGTGACGTGAGTTAAGACCAGACTACAAAAACAAGGCCATATTTAGTCTTTGCagataactttattttaaaaggtcaCATCTCCCTGGTTGTATTTATAAATACCCTAATTGCCGAAGCTTGTTCTTtgcctgaacacacacacacacacacacatatata
Encoded proteins:
- the LOC121294290 gene encoding DENN domain-containing protein 2B-like isoform X2, with the protein product MWTPQDRKYSTPPQLPSKPSSQSLRLPGPSERKSHRLPRLSKRHSHDDMLLLPQLGVPPLSCSLNEDSLSTTSELSTRRPRRVPKLVQRINSIYSAKRGKKRLKKLSMANIETSSLRDENSESESDSDDRFKAHTQRLLHLQSMLRRAPSYRTLELELIQWQERELFEYFVVVSLKKKPSKTSYIPDVTYQFPKLERPTKQMREAEGRLKAIPQFCFPDVKDWTPVLEYSSETFSFMLTGEDGSRRFGYCRRLLPSGKGPRLPEVYCVISRLGCFDLFSKILDEVERRREVSAALVYPFMRSLMESPFPAPGKTIKVKTFLPGAGNEVIELRRPMDSRLEHVDFDSLFRCLSVRQVIRVFASLLLERRVIFVADKLSILSSCVHAVVALLYPFSWQHTFIPVLPSSIVDIVCCPTPFLVGLLSSSLPKLKELPVEEALMVDLETDRFIRQMDDEDTLLPRKLQAALEQALEQKNDLMNQDSDSESDEECNSLSSLVSEAFIRFFLETIGHYSLFLTQNEKGERVFQRAAFRKSVASKSIRRFLGVFMESQMFAGFIQDREMRKCRAKGLFELRVEQYLEELPDTEQSGVNKFLKGLGSKMKFLHKKN